A part of Capsicum annuum cultivar UCD-10X-F1 chromosome 6, UCD10Xv1.1, whole genome shotgun sequence genomic DNA contains:
- the LOC107875593 gene encoding uncharacterized protein LOC107875593, whose amino-acid sequence MVTSHRRFTGVFKRSNGSSRLIITTIMGMVFGYFIGISFPSVSLTKISLPSSIMSSLDVAFGDDHQRLSGRSFPENLGSIPLTPKIYVPTNPRGAESLPPGIVVAESDFYLRRLWGEPSEDLMKKPKYLVTFTVGLAQKNNIDACVKKFSEDFQILLFHYDGRTSEWDQFEWSKRAVHISIRKQTKWWYAKRFLHPDVVAAYDYIFIWDEDLGVEHFNGDKYIQLVKKHGLEISQPGLEPNNGLTWQMTKRRGDREVHKDTEEKPGWCSDPRLPPCAAFVEIMAPVFSREAWRCVWHMIQNDLVHGWGLDFALRRCVEPAHEKIGVVDSQWIVHQVIPSLGSQGNTENGKAPWQGVRERCRNEWTMFQDRLANADKAYYSQNGKTRG is encoded by the exons ATGGTAACCTCTCACCGCAG GTTTACTGGGGTTTTCAAAAGATCAAATGGCAGTTCCAggctaataataacaacaatcatGGGAATGGTATTTGGATATTTCATAGGCATTTCGTTTCCATCTGTTTCTCTAACAAAG ATTAGTTTACCCTCGAGCATTATGTCATCTCTGGACGTAGCCTTCGGTGATGATCATCAGAGACTTAGTGGACGTAGTTTTCCTGAAAATCTTGGCAGTATCCCTTTAACACCTAAG ATCTATGTTCCGACAAATCCTCGTGGTGCAGAGTCTTTACCACCAGGGATCGTGGTTGCAGAATCTGATTTCTATCTACGAAGGTTGTGGGGTGAGCCAAGTGAG GATCTAATGAAGAAGCCAAAGTATTTGGTGACATTTACAGTTGGTTTGGCTCAAAAGAACAACATTGATGCATGTGTTAAAAAG TTTTCAGAGGATTTTCAGATTTTGCTTTTTCATTACGATGGTCGAACGAGTGAATGGGATCAGTTTGAGTGGTCCAAACGTGCAGTTCATATCAGTATTAGGAAGCAGACAAAATG GTGGTATGCAAAGAGGTTTTTGCATCCTGATGTTGTAGCTGcctatgattatatatttatctgGGACGAAGATCTGGGGGTTGAACACTTCAATGGAGATAA GTATATTCAGCTAGTTAAGAAACATGGTTTAGAGATCTCTCAGCCAGGTCTTGAGCCCAACAATGGTCTAACATGGCAGATGACAAAGAGGAGAGGTGATAGAGAAGTTCACAA GGATACAGAGGAGAAACCAGGCTGGTGCAGTGATCCACGGTTGCCTCCTTGTGCAGC TTTTGTGGAGATAATGGCTCCTGTATTTTCTCGAGAAGCATGGCGTTGTGTTTGGCATATGATTCAG AATGATTTGGTGCATGGATGGGGATTGGATTTCGCTCTCAGAAGATGTGTAGAG CCTGCGCATGAAAAAATTGGTGTAGTGGATTCACAATGGATTGTGCATCAAGTTATTCCTTCCCTTGGAAGTCAG GGTAACACGGAGAATGGTAAAGCTCCTTGGCAAGGG GTAAGAGAGAGGTGCAGAAATGAGTGGACAATGTTTCAGGATCGATTAGCCAATGCAGATAAGGCATATTATTCACAGAATGGAAAAACCAGAGGATAA
- the LOC107875592 gene encoding uncharacterized protein LOC107875592, whose translation MGLVRNLDMRSGDSLEGLLCDKTKMRQQKGGSSRLVTVLTCLQFTFAVYATFLLYYMSPSIDLRSKPDFSWTTRIAQQWKQFIIQEANSVVTAESTQPMEVCEHEKIDFVQKKSNDAVMIKLKTELYQEVLDFQSKSLGAETLSQLMAMKSKWDLRGPNKPKITVILNHFKRKTLCAQLDSLLGQTFPFHHVWVLSFGSPNEKSLRRIVHKYDDSRISFISSSYDFKYYGRFQLALQTEADLVYIVDDDMIPGKKMLQMLAHVAGTDKYKNSVLGSIGRILPFRQKDSSFPSYRKFRSKEAGLYLPDPAYNITVNKIVQVDFLSSSWFMSAELVNTLFIETPFTFMTGEDLHLSYQLQKYRNAGSFVLPVDPKDKDTWGDSEHRLAYVSETTVIFKDIVQVRDEQWWRALSAGYVTQWATMYPQKIDALFYAHSVNEVKALAPLLLKFSSTVGKQSYIVVSGGSFCTCEDAAAALKWPKTVCKERRFKIMDLGVGALSGNSNSEVPVVQAVYASMKGLIKIHNPSLVITVADADSIVKKALKMATEANTNSSTLVLLPKSLVPEVLWMADIRSTALQNWNKMRIYVNIITQNRANSLARLLKSLSDAYYIGEEVPITLNMDSKVDEATVKLVNSFNWPHGPKILRRRIIQGGLIRAVSESWYPSSDDDFGLLLEDDIEVSRYYYLWIKHALLSYHYDPETSLPELSSISLYTPRLVEVVKERPKWNATDFFKHIHPNTPYLHQLPCSWGAVFFPKHWREFYVYMNMRFTEDAKKNPVQIPRSRTNGWQASWKKFLIDMMYLRGYVTLYPNFPNQTSFSTNHMEPGAHIAAKENVINHNKADFEVPLLKEDFKNFLPSGKMPAASRLPSLNLFNQPVSLKGIKAAGAKLGQDVLKCNQTEIVTVNHETGVPSHCTKF comes from the exons ATGGGGTTAGTTAGGAATCTTGATATGAGAAGTGGAGATTCTTTAGAAGGATTGTTGTGTGACAAAACTAAGATGAGACAACAAAAGGGTGGTTCTTCAAGGCTTGTTACTGTGTTAACTTGTTTACAATTCACGTTTGCTGTTTATGCTacatttcttttatattatatgaGCCCCTCTATAGATTTAAGGTCTAAACCAGACTTCAGTTGGACTACAAGAATTGCTCAGCAATGGAAGCAATTCATAATTCAGGAAGCTAATTCAGTTGTTACAGCTGAAAGTACTCAACCAATGGAGGTTTGTGAGCATGAGAAGATTGATTTTGTACAGAAGAAGTCGAACGATGCTGTCATGATCAAGTTGAAGACTGAACTTTATCAAGAAGtgctagattttcaaagcaagtCTCTTGGTGCTGAGACTCTTTCTCAACTAATGGCGATGAAGTCCAAATGGGATTTGCGCGGTCCAAACAAGCCAAAAATCACAgtaattttgaatcattttaagaGGAAAACACTTTGTGCTCAGCTTGACTCTTTGCTTGGCCAGACCTTCCCATTTCATCATGTTTGGGTACTCTCATTTGGAAGTCCAAATGAGAAATCCTTGAGAAGAATTGTGCATAAGTATGATGACTCAAGAATAAGCTTTATCAGCTCAAGCTATGATTTCAAGTACTATGGAAGGTTCCAATTGGCTTTACAAACAGAAGCTGACCTTGTATATATCGTAGATGATGACATGATCCCGGGGAAAAAGATGCTGCAAATGTTAGCACATGTTGCTGGAACAGACAAGTACAAGAATTCTGTTCTGGGCAGCATTGGTAGGATTTTGCCTTTTAGACAAAAGGATTCTAGTTTTCCAAGCTACAGGAAGTTTCGATCCAAGGAAGCAGGGCTTTATTTGCCTGATCCTGCTTACAACATCACAGTGAACAAAATTGTTCAGGTGGATTTTCTCTCCAGTTCTTGGTTTATGTCTGCTGAGCTTGTCAACACACTATTTATCGAGACGCCATTCACTTTCATGACAGGGGAAGACTTGCACTTAAG CTATCAGCTTCAGAAGTACAGAAATGCCGGTTCATTTGTGCTACCAGTTGATCCAAAAGATAAGGACACTTGGGGTGATAGTGAGCATAGGCTTGCCTATGTATCCGAAACAACTGTAATTTTCAAGGACATTGTCCAAGTCCGTGATGAACAGTGGTGGAGGGCGCTCTCTGCTGGTTATGTGACACAATGGGCAACGATGTATCCTCAAAAAATCGATGCACTTTTCTATGCCCACTCTGTCAATGAAGTTAAAGCTCTTGCACCTCTTCTGCTAAAGTTCAGTTCAACTGTGGGAAAGCAGTCCTATATCGTTGTCTCGGGAGGCAGCTTTTGCACTTGTGAAGATGCTGCAGCAGCTTTGAAGTGGCCCAAGACAGTATGCAAAGAAAGAAGATTCAAGATTATGGATCTAGGAGTTGGTGCTTTGTCAGGAAATTCAAATTCAGAAGTTCCGGTAGTTCAAGCAGTGTATGCCAGCATGAAAGGACTAATCAAAATTCACAATCCTAGCCTGGTGATCACAGTAGCCGATGCAGACTCTATTGTGAAGAAAGCTCTGAAGATGGCTACTGAAGCTAACACAAACAGTTCAACACTCGTTCTTCTACCAAAGTCATTGGTACCAGAGGTTCTTTGGATGGCTGATATTCGTTCCACAGCGCTGCAGA ACTGGAACAAAATGAGGATTTATGTGAATATCATCACACAGAATAGAGCTAATTCACTTGCAAGGCTTCTCAAATCTCTAAGTGATGCATACTACATTGGTGAAGAAGTTCCTATTACTCTCAACATGGATAGCAAGGTGGATGAGGCAACTGTAAAGCTTGTCAACTCATTTAATTGGCCTCATGGACCCAAAATTCTTCGAAGGAGAATCATCCAAGGAGGCCTAATTCGAGCAGTTAGTGAAAGTTGGTACCCCTCATCAGACGATGATTTTGGCCTCTTACTTGAAGATGACATTGAAGTATCCCGATACTATTACCTTTGGATCAAACATGCTCTCTTGTCCTATCACTATGACCCTGAAACATCGCTTCCTGAGCTCTCTTCAATCTCTCTTTACACTCCACGGTTAGTGGAAGTAGTAAAAGAAAGGCCTAAATGGAATGCAACAGATTTCTTCAAGCACATTCATCCAAACACACCTTATCTCCACCAGTTGCCTTGCAGTTGGGGTGCTGTTTTTTTCCCCAAGCACTGGCGGGAATTCTACGTCTACATGAACATGAGATTCACAGAAGACGCGAAGAAAAATCCCGTTCAAATCCCAAGATCAAGAACCAATGGCTGGCAAGCATCATGGAAGAAATTCTTGATAGACATGATGTACTTAAGAGGTTATGTTACACTTTATCCAAATTTCCCCAATCAAACAAGCTTTTCGACGAATCATATGGAACCAGGAGCTCACATTGCTGCTAAAGAAAATGTGATCAACCACAACAAGGCTGATTTTGAGGTACCATTGCTAAAAGAGGACTTCAAAAACTTTCTGCCTAGTGGAAAAATGCCAGCAGCTTCAAGATTGCCTTCATTAAACCTCTTCAACCAACCTGTTTCTCTAAAAGGCATAAAGGCAGCTGGTGCAAAATTGGGACAGGATGTTCTTAAATGCAATCAAACAGAGATAGTAACTGTTAACCATGAGACAGGTGTGCCTTCACATTgtacaaaattctaa